One genomic segment of Gossypium arboreum isolate Shixiya-1 chromosome 3, ASM2569848v2, whole genome shotgun sequence includes these proteins:
- the LOC108476509 gene encoding uncharacterized protein LOC108476509 — MAKERIPNWLNSSLWSTTPTVDDRLHCFSLSPTTTTTTAAAAVSEPIVQPTVPVSPPAASSRPQSTVTSQKYEFRDPIDKNSNNNSNDNDQNASPSGVSPDDISRQAQLLAELSKKVVNFRELRRIASQGIPDGAGIRSTVWKLLLGYLPPDHLQWSSELAKKRSEYKQFKEELLMNPTEITRKLEKSAVDDQSKSESSGLLSRSQVTHGEHPLSLGESSIWNQFFQDTEIIEQIDRDVKRTHPDMHFFSGDSPLAKSNQDALKDILVVFAKLNPGIRYVQGMNEILAPLFYVFRNDPDEEMAAAAEADSFFCFVELLSGFRDHFCKQLDNSTVGIRSTISRLSQFLKEHDEELWRHLEITTKVNPQFYAFRWITLLLTQEFNFADSLHIWDTLLSDPEGPLETLLRVCCAMLILVRTRLLAGDFTSNLKLLQNYPSSNISHLLYVANKLRSQASN; from the exons ATGGCGAAAGAGCGAATACCTAATTGGCTCAACAGTTCGCTGTGGTCCACAACTCCCACCGTGGACGATCGCCTCCACTGTTTTTCCCTTTCTCCCACCACAACCACAACCACCGCCGCAGCCGCTGTCTCCGAGCCAATTGTTCAGCCTACGGTTCCAGTGTCTCCTCCCGCTGCATCCTCAAGACCTCAGTCCACTGTTACTTCTCAGAAATATGAATTCAGAGATCCAATTGATAAAAATAGTAACAACAATAGCAAtgataatgaccaaaatgctaGCCCTTCCGGAGTTTCTCCTGATGATATCTCTCGCCAGGCTCAGCTTTTAGCTGAG TTGTCAAAGAAGGTTGTAAATTTTCGAGAATTGCGGCGGATTGCTTCGCAAGGGATTCCAGACGGTGCAGGAATTAGGTCTACAGTGTGGAAG TTGTTATTAGGGTATTTACCACCTGATCATTTGCAGTGGTCATCTGAATTAGCTAAGAAAAGGTCTGAGTACAAGCAATTTAAAGAAGAGCTATTAATGAATCCT ACAGAAATTACGAGGAAGTTAGAGAAGTCTGCAGTTGATGATCAATCAAAATCTGAAAGCAGTGGTCTGCTGTCAAGATCACAGGTAACACATGGAGAGCATCCTTTAAGCCTTGGGGAAAGCAGCATCTGGAATCAATTCTTCCAG GACACAGAAATTATAGAACAGATTGACCGAGATGTGAAGCGCACTCATCCAGACATGCACTTCTTTTCTGGAGACTCGCCGCTTGCAAAGTCTAATCAG GATGCATTGAAAGATATATTAGTTGTATTTGCCAAGTTAAATCCAGGTATAAGATATGTTCAAGGAATGAATGAAATCTTGGCACCTCTATTTTATGTATTCAGAAATGATCCTGATGAAGAAATGGCG GCTGCTGCTGAGGCTGACTCATTCTTTTGTTTCGTTGAGTTATTGAGCGGATTCCGTGATCATTTCTGCAAGCAACTTGACAACAGCACTGTGGGAATTCGTTCCACAATTAGTAGGTTGTCACAATTTCTGAAAGAACATGATGAAGAGCTTTGGCGCCATCTAGAGATCACAACTAAA GTCAACCCCCAGTTTTACGCATTTAGGTGGATTACTCTGCTCTTGACACAAGAATTCAATTTTGCGGACAGCCTTCATATCTGGGACACGCTTTTAAGTGACCCTGAAGGTCCTTTG GAGACGTTGCTTCGGGTATGCTGTGCAATGCTGATTCTTGTTCGTACGCGCTTACTTGCTGGGGATTTCACTTCCAAtctgaagctactccaaaactaTCCCTCATCAAATATCAGCCATTTGCTCTATGTTGCGAACAAGTTGCGCTCACAAGCATCGAACTAA